A genome region from Dolichospermum compactum NIES-806 includes the following:
- a CDS encoding cytochrome c biogenesis protein CcdA, producing MLETLETRIYELEQFANTLVANQLTHLSFVSIGIIFLAGLLTSLTPCMLSMLPITIGYIGGYEAKSRLQAVAQSTWFALGLATTLAGMGIVAGLVGKVYGQIGIGLPIIVSIIAIIMGLNLLEALPIQFPSLNETNWISQDLPAGVRSYLIGLTFGLVASPCSTPVLASLLGWVANTQDLVLGAVLLLSYTAGYVTPLILAGTFTAAIKNLLELRRWSGWINPVSGGLLVGFGVFSLLSRIPIGSF from the coding sequence ATGCTAGAAACTCTGGAAACACGCATTTATGAACTTGAACAATTTGCCAACACCCTTGTTGCGAACCAACTCACCCACTTGAGTTTCGTCAGCATTGGCATTATTTTTCTGGCTGGCTTGCTGACCAGCCTCACGCCCTGTATGCTGTCTATGCTGCCCATTACCATTGGCTATATTGGTGGCTATGAAGCGAAAAGTCGTTTGCAAGCAGTAGCCCAATCAACTTGGTTTGCGCTGGGATTAGCAACTACATTAGCAGGGATGGGAATTGTAGCAGGTTTAGTTGGTAAAGTCTATGGACAGATAGGAATTGGTTTACCGATTATTGTCAGCATTATCGCTATTATTATGGGACTAAACTTATTAGAAGCATTACCCATACAATTTCCTTCTTTGAATGAAACAAATTGGATTTCTCAAGATTTACCTGCCGGAGTACGTTCATACTTGATTGGTTTAACATTTGGGTTAGTCGCTTCCCCTTGTAGCACACCAGTTTTAGCTAGTTTATTAGGTTGGGTTGCTAATACTCAAGATTTAGTTTTAGGTGCTGTTTTACTACTTTCTTACACAGCCGGATATGTAACTCCATTAATTCTAGCAGGTACATTTACTGCTGCAATTAAAAACTTATTAGAATTGCGCCGTTGGTCTGGTTGGATCAATCCTGTTAGTGGTGGGTTATTAGTAGGCTTTGGTGTTTTTTCTTTACTTTCTCGCATTCCTATTGGTAGTTTCTAA
- a CDS encoding NUDIX hydrolase codes for MTRKANKVLQQSGVIPYRINDGKVEVLLITTRSRQGWVIPKGGLCKGMSPHDSAAKEAWEEAGVVGRVTTEELGNYKYRKRGNTYQVNLFLLPVEIILEDWPEATARERKWLEVNQAAELVKETSLKKIIQNSWKIDQYMTNI; via the coding sequence ATGACTCGCAAAGCCAACAAAGTCTTACAACAATCTGGAGTTATTCCCTATCGAATCAACGACGGAAAAGTTGAAGTTTTATTGATTACCACTCGTAGCCGTCAAGGTTGGGTAATTCCTAAAGGGGGACTTTGTAAAGGTATGAGTCCCCATGATTCAGCAGCTAAAGAGGCATGGGAAGAAGCAGGAGTTGTCGGTAGAGTCACAACTGAAGAGTTAGGTAATTATAAATATCGAAAACGCGGGAATACCTATCAAGTAAATTTATTTTTACTACCTGTAGAAATAATCTTAGAAGATTGGCCAGAAGCTACCGCCAGAGAAAGAAAATGGTTAGAGGTTAATCAAGCCGCCGAATTAGTTAAGGAAACTTCACTCAAAAAAATTATTCAAAATTCATGGAAAATAGATCAATATATGACCAATATTTAA
- a CDS encoding DUF29 domain-containing protein — protein MTEIQLAKTGLDNRDQYLWLEETILKLKARDFHDLDVEHLIEEMEILASRDRAEIESRLIVLWVHLLKRIYVSSEYDNRGWEVTIREQRRQLRILLKQSPSLKRYFTAVLDQSWEEALMEVREDYPSFQFPDVWEFSLNVDALLSEKFWNFA, from the coding sequence ATGACTGAAATTCAATTGGCTAAAACAGGTCTTGACAATCGAGATCAGTACCTCTGGTTAGAGGAGACAATCCTAAAACTCAAGGCGCGAGATTTTCACGATTTGGATGTGGAACATTTAATTGAGGAGATGGAAATCTTGGCGAGTAGGGATAGGGCTGAGATTGAAAGCCGCCTAATTGTGCTATGGGTGCATTTATTAAAACGGATTTATGTTAGTAGTGAATATGATAATCGTGGCTGGGAAGTGACAATTCGAGAACAACGTCGTCAATTAAGAATTCTTCTTAAACAATCCCCTAGTCTGAAGCGATATTTTACAGCAGTATTAGATCAATCTTGGGAAGAGGCACTGATGGAAGTTAGGGAAGATTATCCTAGTTTTCAGTTTCCTGATGTGTGGGAGTTTAGTCTGAATGTTGATGCGCTTTTGAGTGAGAAGTTTTGGAATTTTGCTTGA
- a CDS encoding type II toxin-antitoxin system RelE family toxin: MEVQYRQAFLKDLKQLKSSTSYQRIYELAFTTLEKINLLEEIPDIKAMRGYTGRYRIRIGDYRIGIEVNGDIIEVMRVLHRREFYRYFP, translated from the coding sequence TTGGAAGTCCAATACCGTCAGGCTTTTTTGAAAGACCTGAAACAATTGAAGAGTTCGACATCATACCAACGCATCTACGAACTTGCATTTACAACTCTAGAAAAAATTAACTTGTTAGAGGAGATTCCTGATATTAAAGCCATGCGAGGTTACACTGGTCGCTATCGTATTCGTATTGGTGATTATCGTATTGGCATAGAAGTTAATGGAGATATTATAGAAGTAATGCGCGTTCTACATCGTCGGGAGTTTTATCGTTATTTTCCCTAG
- a CDS encoding SufE family protein, which translates to MSSTLDSLPPALNKIVHRFQRATEPKRRYEQLIWYAQKLKEFPENGKIPENKVPGCVSQVYVTASLEDDKVMFQGDSDSQLTKGLLALLIEGLNGSTPTEIVQLTPDFIQETGLNVSLTPSRANGFYNIFKTMQKKALECKLEN; encoded by the coding sequence ATGTCCTCAACTCTTGATTCCTTACCGCCGGCACTGAATAAAATCGTCCACCGCTTTCAACGCGCTACAGAACCTAAACGACGCTATGAGCAGTTGATATGGTATGCTCAAAAGCTAAAAGAGTTCCCTGAAAATGGGAAAATTCCCGAAAATAAAGTTCCAGGTTGTGTTTCCCAGGTGTATGTTACGGCATCATTAGAAGATGATAAAGTCATGTTTCAGGGTGATTCTGATTCCCAGTTAACGAAGGGATTGTTAGCATTATTAATAGAAGGATTAAATGGATCAACACCTACAGAAATAGTCCAGCTTACTCCTGATTTTATTCAAGAAACTGGCTTAAATGTGAGTTTGACTCCTTCCCGCGCTAATGGTTTTTACAATATTTTCAAAACAATGCAAAAAAAAGCCTTGGAATGTAAATTAGAAAATTAG
- a CDS encoding DUF2973 domain-containing protein, which yields MLHLLYILAFTVLAFMAVGNLIRNLIMFSFDRERTYQANQSSKGGFGYYTARKQYVSHPELLDSAGNMIKEPLLVMRSINLEDAREQLDALYESSPSQTSDRSEGA from the coding sequence ATGCTACATCTACTTTATATTTTAGCTTTCACCGTTTTGGCATTTATGGCTGTCGGTAATTTAATTCGGAATCTGATCATGTTCAGTTTCGATAGAGAACGGACATATCAAGCTAACCAATCATCAAAAGGTGGCTTTGGTTATTATACAGCTAGAAAGCAGTATGTTTCCCATCCCGAATTGTTAGACAGCGCAGGTAACATGATTAAAGAACCACTGTTAGTCATGCGGTCAATTAATCTTGAGGATGCACGGGAACAGTTAGATGCCCTTTATGAATCCTCTCCTAGTCAAACAAGCGATCGCTCAGAAGGAGCATAA
- a CDS encoding BolA family protein has translation MMSPQQVETMIKAQMPDAQVQVKDLTGGGDHYQVTVVSSQFADKGLVQQHQLVYGALQQAMSSEAIHALALKTYTPEDWQATN, from the coding sequence ATAATGAGTCCGCAACAGGTAGAGACAATGATCAAGGCACAAATGCCAGATGCCCAAGTGCAAGTAAAAGACTTGACAGGTGGTGGTGATCACTATCAGGTAACAGTAGTTTCATCGCAGTTTGCAGATAAGGGACTGGTGCAACAACACCAACTAGTTTATGGCGCATTGCAACAAGCCATGTCCAGTGAAGCGATTCATGCTTTAGCACTTAAAACCTACACTCCCGAAGATTGGCAAGCAACAAACTAA
- a CDS encoding NAD(P)H-quinone oxidoreductase subunit 4, translating to MIADQFPWLTAIVLFPLVASFLIPVLPDKDGKLVRWYALGVGIADFILMCCAFWQHYDASNANFQLVENYVWMPQLGLNWAVSVDGISAPLVLLAGFVTTLAIFSAWQVDRRPKLFYFLMLVLYSAQVGVFVAQDLLLFFIMWEVELIPVYLLVCIWGGQRRRYAATKFLLYTAAASIFILVAALAMGLYGGGNVTFDVAELAHKEYPLTLQLLLYAGLLIAFGVKLAIFPLHTWLPDAHGEASSPVSMILAGVLLKMGGYGLIRLNLDLLADAHVYFAPVLAIIGVVNIIYGALNSFAQTNMKRRLAYSSISHMGFVLIGIASFTDLGINGAMLQMISHGLIASVLFFLAGVTYDRSRTMMMAEMGGIGQAMPKVFALFTMGAMASLALPGMSGFVGELSVFVGITTSDVYTSTFCTVTVFLAAVGVILTPIYLLSMLRQVFYGSGAALICDINNADLENQEDEGTACFGTDCLLPTETVYTDARPREVFIAACFLVLIIGIGFYPKVAMQMYDAKTVAVNAHVRQSYTIISQTNPHIYASGFLNPQIPATELTPVLGTLK from the coding sequence ATGATAGCGGATCAATTTCCTTGGCTTACCGCGATTGTCCTATTTCCACTTGTAGCATCCTTTCTCATCCCTGTATTGCCAGATAAAGATGGCAAACTCGTCAGATGGTATGCACTGGGCGTAGGTATTGCCGACTTTATTTTAATGTGTTGTGCCTTTTGGCAACATTACGACGCCAGTAATGCGAATTTTCAACTGGTAGAAAATTATGTCTGGATGCCTCAATTGGGCTTAAACTGGGCTGTTTCTGTGGATGGTATTTCCGCCCCCTTGGTACTTTTGGCGGGATTTGTCACCACACTGGCGATTTTTTCGGCTTGGCAAGTTGACCGGAGACCAAAGCTTTTCTATTTTCTCATGCTTGTGTTGTATTCTGCACAGGTTGGGGTATTTGTCGCCCAAGACTTGCTGTTATTTTTCATTATGTGGGAAGTCGAACTAATCCCCGTATATTTACTCGTTTGTATTTGGGGTGGACAACGACGACGCTACGCAGCTACAAAATTTTTACTTTATACCGCAGCGGCTTCTATATTTATCTTGGTAGCAGCCCTAGCAATGGGGCTATATGGCGGCGGAAATGTAACTTTTGATGTTGCAGAACTTGCCCATAAAGAATATCCTCTCACTCTGCAACTACTACTATATGCGGGTTTGTTAATTGCCTTTGGCGTAAAATTGGCAATTTTCCCCTTGCATACTTGGCTACCAGATGCTCACGGAGAAGCATCTTCTCCAGTATCTATGATTTTGGCGGGTGTGCTGTTGAAAATGGGCGGATATGGACTAATTCGCCTAAATCTTGACCTACTTGCCGATGCTCATGTTTACTTTGCCCCGGTTCTAGCTATTATCGGTGTTGTCAACATTATCTATGGTGCTTTAAATTCCTTTGCCCAAACGAATATGAAACGGCGTTTGGCTTATTCGTCAATTTCCCACATGGGTTTTGTCCTGATAGGAATTGCCTCTTTTACCGATTTGGGTATCAACGGTGCAATGTTGCAGATGATATCACATGGTTTAATTGCTTCCGTGTTATTCTTCTTGGCAGGTGTCACCTATGATCGCTCTCGCACGATGATGATGGCAGAAATGGGCGGTATTGGTCAAGCTATGCCGAAAGTATTTGCGTTATTCACAATGGGGGCTATGGCATCATTGGCTTTACCGGGAATGAGTGGCTTTGTTGGCGAACTTTCCGTATTTGTGGGTATCACAACTAGCGATGTTTACACTTCCACATTTTGCACCGTCACCGTCTTTTTAGCCGCTGTGGGCGTTATCCTCACACCTATTTATCTACTGTCCATGCTGCGTCAAGTGTTTTATGGTTCCGGTGCAGCCCTGATTTGCGATATTAACAATGCCGATTTAGAAAATCAGGAAGATGAAGGGACGGCTTGTTTTGGTACAGATTGCCTTTTACCAACGGAAACTGTATACACTGATGCCAGACCCCGTGAAGTGTTTATTGCTGCCTGTTTTCTGGTGCTGATTATTGGTATTGGTTTCTACCCCAAGGTGGCTATGCAAATGTATGATGCAAAAACTGTGGCTGTCAATGCTCATGTTCGCCAATCTTATACGATTATTTCCCAAACCAATCCTCATATTTATGCGAGTGGATTCTTAAATCCGCAGATTCCAGCGACTGAGTTAACACCTGTTTTGGGAACTTTAAAATAG
- the grxD gene encoding Grx4 family monothiol glutaredoxin gives MTPELKERIDTLVEENKIMVFMKGNKLMPQCGFSNNVVQILNTLGVPFETIDVLADQEIRQGIKEYSNWPTIPQVYINGQFVGGSDILIEMYNKGELQQAVEVALAS, from the coding sequence ATGACCCCAGAACTTAAAGAAAGAATTGATACTTTGGTAGAAGAAAACAAAATTATGGTTTTCATGAAGGGCAATAAATTAATGCCCCAATGTGGTTTCTCTAATAACGTTGTCCAAATTCTCAATACATTAGGAGTTCCCTTTGAAACCATTGACGTACTTGCAGATCAAGAAATTCGTCAAGGCATCAAAGAATATTCTAACTGGCCAACAATTCCCCAAGTGTACATTAATGGTCAATTCGTTGGCGGTTCTGATATTTTGATTGAAATGTACAATAAAGGTGAATTACAACAAGCGGTAGAAGTAGCACTAGCTTCTTAA
- a CDS encoding DUF2605 domain-containing protein: MGDSNLPSADLLKSVLEPLLEDFQYWFERYRQILENEKIQFMSEQEQLNLLKRVKDAQCELNTARMLFTATENQVGIDMPTVIPWHQLVTECWSVGMRLGQSKES; this comes from the coding sequence ATGGGGGACTCGAATTTACCAAGTGCTGATTTACTGAAATCAGTCTTAGAACCGCTGTTAGAAGATTTTCAATATTGGTTTGAGCGATATCGTCAAATCCTGGAAAATGAGAAAATCCAATTCATGAGTGAACAAGAGCAACTAAACTTACTAAAACGAGTCAAAGATGCACAATGTGAACTGAACACAGCAAGAATGTTGTTTACAGCAACTGAAAACCAAGTGGGAATTGATATGCCAACTGTAATACCTTGGCATCAATTGGTTACAGAATGTTGGAGTGTAGGAATGCGTTTAGGTCAATCCAAGGAATCATAA
- the thrS gene encoding threonine--tRNA ligase: MSPNQETPAVEKIYLPRTSESETLKKIRHTASHIMAMAVQKLFPKAQVTIGPWIENGFYYDFDSPEPFSDKDLKTIQKEMVKIINRKLPLIREEVSREEAQRRIEAIKEPYKLEILADIKQEPITIYHLGDQWWDLCAGPHLENTSEINPKAIELESVAGAYWRGDENKAQLQRIYATAWETPEQLTEYKRRKEEALRRDHRKLGKELGLFIFSDLVGPGLPLWTPKGTLLRTILEDFLKKEQLKRGYLPVVTPHIARVDLFKTSGHWQKYKEDMFPLMAEDEEARAIEQGFVMKPMNCPFHIQIYKSELRSYRELPMRLAEFGTVYRYEQSGELGGLTRVRGFTVDDSHLFVTPQQLDSEFLDVVDLILSVFKSLQLKNFKARLSFRDPASDKYIGSDEAWDKAEGAIRRAVQQLGMEHFEGIGEAAFYGPKLDFIFSDALEREWQLGTVQVDYNLPERFDLEYVAEDGSRKRPVMLHRAPFGSLERLIGILIEEYAGDFPLWLAPVQIRLLPVGDLQLYFTKKVAARMVALGIRAEVDLSGDRLGKLIRNAEKDKIPVMAVVGAKEVEANSLSIRTRASGELGVITVDEVVNKITEAIANFSNF; the protein is encoded by the coding sequence ATGTCGCCAAATCAAGAAACCCCAGCCGTCGAAAAAATCTATTTACCCCGGACCAGCGAATCAGAAACTTTAAAAAAGATTCGCCATACAGCTTCTCATATCATGGCAATGGCAGTACAAAAGCTGTTTCCCAAAGCGCAAGTCACAATTGGTCCTTGGATTGAGAATGGGTTTTATTATGACTTTGATAGTCCAGAACCCTTTAGTGATAAGGATTTGAAAACCATTCAAAAAGAAATGGTGAAGATTATTAATCGCAAATTGCCGTTAATTCGGGAAGAAGTCAGCCGAGAAGAAGCACAACGCCGCATTGAAGCTATTAAAGAACCTTATAAGCTAGAAATTCTGGCTGACATTAAACAAGAACCTATCACGATTTACCATTTGGGAGATCAATGGTGGGATTTGTGCGCGGGTCCCCATTTGGAAAATACCAGCGAAATTAATCCCAAAGCTATAGAACTAGAAAGTGTTGCTGGTGCTTATTGGCGGGGAGATGAAAATAAAGCCCAATTGCAGCGTATTTATGCTACAGCTTGGGAAACTCCCGAACAATTAACTGAGTACAAACGCCGCAAAGAAGAAGCTTTACGCCGTGATCATCGTAAACTAGGGAAAGAACTAGGATTGTTTATCTTTTCCGATTTAGTTGGTCCTGGTTTACCCTTGTGGACTCCGAAAGGAACTTTGTTAAGAACGATTTTAGAAGACTTCCTCAAAAAAGAACAATTAAAACGGGGTTATTTACCTGTTGTTACTCCCCACATCGCTAGAGTTGATTTATTTAAAACATCTGGACACTGGCAGAAATACAAAGAAGATATGTTTCCTTTAATGGCTGAAGATGAGGAAGCAAGAGCCATAGAACAGGGTTTTGTTATGAAACCGATGAACTGTCCTTTCCATATACAAATATACAAAAGTGAATTACGCTCTTATCGGGAATTACCGATGCGTTTGGCGGAATTTGGTACAGTTTATCGTTATGAACAGTCGGGAGAATTGGGTGGTTTAACCAGGGTGCGCGGTTTTACGGTTGATGATTCTCATTTATTTGTGACTCCTCAACAGTTAGACAGTGAATTTCTCGATGTTGTAGATTTGATTTTGAGCGTTTTCAAAAGTCTGCAATTAAAGAATTTTAAAGCTAGATTGAGTTTTCGTGACCCAGCCAGTGATAAGTATATCGGTTCTGATGAAGCTTGGGATAAAGCGGAAGGGGCGATTCGTCGCGCTGTGCAACAATTGGGAATGGAGCATTTTGAAGGCATTGGGGAAGCGGCTTTCTATGGACCTAAGCTAGATTTTATCTTCAGTGATGCTTTGGAACGAGAATGGCAATTGGGAACTGTGCAGGTAGATTATAATTTACCTGAACGGTTTGATTTAGAATATGTAGCTGAAGACGGTTCGCGTAAACGTCCGGTAATGCTTCACCGCGCACCGTTTGGTTCTTTGGAAAGATTAATTGGGATTTTGATTGAAGAGTACGCGGGTGATTTTCCCTTGTGGTTAGCACCGGTGCAAATCAGGTTATTACCTGTTGGTGATCTTCAGTTATATTTTACCAAAAAAGTGGCAGCGAGGATGGTTGCGTTGGGTATTCGGGCAGAAGTAGATTTGAGTGGCGATCGCCTTGGTAAGTTGATTCGCAACGCCGAAAAGGATAAAATACCTGTCATGGCGGTGGTTGGTGCGAAGGAAGTAGAAGCCAACAGCTTGAGTATCCGTACCCGTGCTTCTGGGGAATTGGGAGTCATAACTGTAGATGAAGTTGTGAATAAAATCACAGAAGCAATTGCCAACTTTAGCAACTTCTAA
- the psaK gene encoding photosystem I reaction center subunit PsaK — protein MLTSSLLATATTSLEWSPNVGIIMIIANIFAIAVGKFTIEYPSAKPELPAPQFFGGFGLPAVLATASFGHILGAGIILGLHSIGKI, from the coding sequence ATGTTGACTTCAAGCTTACTGGCTACAGCGACCACATCTCTAGAATGGAGTCCTAATGTTGGCATAATTATGATTATTGCCAATATTTTCGCCATTGCTGTTGGCAAGTTTACTATTGAGTATCCTAGTGCTAAACCAGAATTACCAGCACCTCAATTTTTCGGTGGTTTTGGGTTACCTGCGGTATTAGCAACCGCTTCCTTCGGGCATATTTTGGGAGCAGGTATCATTTTAGGACTACATAGTATTGGTAAAATCTAA
- a CDS encoding ureidoglycolate lyase — MSALSRIQELPSQLITPENFQPYGQVIYASKDGKNFDQEDAQLNLQNGIPRFYIMRLQKKGRKFHQITRHIKCTQCLGSLDGKDWLMAVCPPNNNMNEPVLSKIAAFRIPGNCFIKLSVGTWHAGPYFDHEFVDFYNLELSDTNVVDHFTHNFLKSHNLAFEMI, encoded by the coding sequence ATGAGTGCATTATCAAGAATACAAGAACTGCCATCTCAATTGATTACACCAGAAAATTTTCAACCTTATGGACAGGTAATATACGCAAGTAAAGATGGGAAAAATTTTGATCAAGAAGATGCACAGTTAAACTTACAAAATGGTATTCCCCGTTTTTATATTATGCGATTGCAAAAAAAAGGACGGAAATTTCACCAAATTACTCGTCATATCAAATGTACTCAATGTTTAGGTTCTTTGGATGGTAAAGACTGGTTAATGGCAGTTTGTCCACCTAATAATAATATGAATGAACCTGTATTATCAAAAATTGCGGCTTTTCGGATTCCAGGAAATTGTTTTATTAAATTAAGTGTGGGAACTTGGCACGCAGGACCATATTTTGATCATGAGTTTGTAGATTTTTACAATTTAGAATTGAGTGATACAAATGTAGTAGATCATTTTACTCATAATTTTCTCAAAAGTCATAATTTAGCTTTTGAGATGATTTAA